A stretch of Elephas maximus indicus isolate mEleMax1 chromosome 20, mEleMax1 primary haplotype, whole genome shotgun sequence DNA encodes these proteins:
- the CXCR6 gene encoding C-X-C chemokine receptor type 6, with protein sequence MEEYDYTDPEFFNTSSDSRQEHNRFLQFSKFFLPCMYMVVFVCGLVGNSLVLVIYIFYQKLKSMTDLFLMNLPLADLVFVCTLPFWTYASIHEWVFGTSMCKILLGTYTLNFYTSMLILTCITVDRFLAVVQATKAYNQQAKRMIWAKVICLSMWVISLLVSLPQIIYGNVSIHDKLICDYKDEKISTVVLATQMALGFFLPLFTMIICYSVIIKTLLHARSFQKHKSLKIIFLVVAVFLLTQTPFNLMKLIRSTSWEYHAMTSFHYAIIVTEAIAYLRACLNPVLYVFVGLKFRKNFWKLVKDIGCLPYLGVSSQWKFSEDTSKISSASHNVEATSMLQM encoded by the coding sequence ATGGAAGAGTATGACTACACAGATCCTGAGTTTTTTAACACTTCCAGTGACAGCCGACAGGAGCATAACCGCTTCCTGCAGTTCAGCAAGTTCTTCCTGCCCTGCATGTACATGGTGGTGTTCGTCTGTGGCCTGGTGGGGAACTCCTTGGTGCTGGTCATATACATCTTctaccagaagctgaagagcATGACAGACCTGTTCCTGATGAACCTGCCCCTGGCTGACCTGGTGTTTGTCTGCACTCTGCCCTTCTGGACCTATGCAAGCATCCATGAGTGGGTGTTTGGCACGTCTATGTGCAAAATCCTACTGGGCACCTACACTTTGAACTTCTACACATCCATGCTCATCCTTACCTGCATCACAGTGGACCGCTTCCTTGCAGTGGTTCAAGCCACCAAAGCCTACAACCAGCAGGCCAAGCGGATGATCTGGGCCAAAGTCATCTGCCTGTCCATGTGGGTGATCTCCCTGCTGGTTTCCTTGCCACAGATCATCTACGGAAATGTCTCTATTCATGACAAGCTCATCTGTGATTACAAAGACGAGAAAATTTCCACTGTGGTCCTTGCTACCCAGATGGCACTGGGGTTCTTCCTGCCGCTGTTCACCATGATCATCTGCTACTCAGTCATAATCAAGACGCTGCTTCATGCACGCAGTTTCCAGAAGCATAAGTCTCTAAAGATCATCTTCCTGGTGGTGGCTGTGTTCCTGCTGACCCAGACACCCTTTAACCTCATGAAGCTCATTCGCAGCACGAGCTGGGAGTACCATGCCATGACCAGCTTTCACTACGCCATCATAGTGACGGAGGCCATTGCTTACCTGCGGGCCTGCCTTAACCCTGTGCTCTATGTCTTTGTTGGCCTGAAGTTTCGAAAGAACTTCTGGAAACTTGTGAAAGACATTGGCTGCCTCCCTTACCTGGGGGTCTCAAGTCAATGGAAGTTTTCTGAGGACACCTCCAAGATTTCTTCTGCCTCCCACAATGTGGAGGCCACCAGCATGCTCCAAATGTAG